The genomic region TTTCTACTGATCTAACGACATGGGGACCGATTCAGTACCCTGAAGGAGTCCCCTGCCACCCGGAGTGGTAAATTTAGGATTCACATTGAGTAATGTAGTTCACTTAAAGAATGGATTAGTTATTGGGCTGTTTCCTCCTTCAAGAATTCTTCATTCTATTGTTGTTACACAGTAATGATTCATATCTATGGATGTTGAACTGGCTCCAAATGGAGGGCAAATTCACACTAGCTAATCTTCCGTGGCAGGTTTGTCatgcaaaataatttatttttgtctcataaatgcAAGCATCGTCTTCTCATGATTGTTCTTTGATGACTGCAAGATGGACCGATTGAAGTTGAAGATGAAGACGGCAACGAAAATTGTTCTTTTAGAATGCAACGAGGTGAGGGCTACAGTGGATTCCAAGGCAGAGGCTGCTTGGAAGAAGCTTGTTCGCACTAAGGAGTGATTCTCCATAAACAAGTAGGCCAGCGACACAAGTGTAGAGCATACTGATATAGGCTATATTTGATTATCATGCCAACACCCCTTGATGTCGTTGAAATCCTTTAGTAGTATCATGGTTTATTTTTTGTAGTCGATATAGGGTACGATTAACTTCATTTCAGTAGGATGGATACTTTTGTGTGTGGAAACTAGTAGTCCTGTCGACAGCCTAGAGCACAACTTCCACACTCCCCACTTACCACTACTTTAAATTAAATGGGGATATGGCCAATAGTAAATAGGTTAGGACGTTGTGGCATTTTGTGTGTACTGGATGACATGTCTTTATCCAATCATGGAATTGGTTCTTAgtagtatttaattatttatccAATCATGGAATTGGTACTTAGTAGAAGTCGCTGTATGTTGCTTGCAAAAGTTGGTGTACCCTTTCAAGTTAATTAGTGAATGGATAtcgatattttatttttgaatttagctTGTTAATTACTCAGTGGTTTTAATGCTTTTGGATCCGTTGTCATCTCAGAGTTAATAATGAACTAATAAAAAAGCATATGAAAAAAGATATTCTTATACAGCGGAGAGAATGAATCATGCTAAGTTGACGGCGTAGCACATTATGCGAAATGGTGGATAAGATTTGAAGTCGACGACATCATTAACTAATAACCTGAAGCCTCTAAAGGGAACCGTATCCTCCAAAATAATTCTTACCTTTGCGGCCAAGAAAATGACAATCACTCTTTACGATACCAAATTTTTAAGGCACACTcatcaattgaaaaagaaaatagaactGTCTAATGTCGCCAATTATAAAGAAAATGCAATTTCATAGAGTGCTATTGCCAAATTCCAATACATAAGACCCTGTCTAGTAGGTGGCACAAACATTGAATCAAGAAAAACCTTCCCCCACCCTCAGAATTTACCCTCAGAATTCACGGAGAAACATGCAACGATGCATGTGATGCCTCTTATCTGCAACGAAAATTTTCATCCACAATGTTGTGTGAAGGCTTTAACAAACAACGGAAGGGATGCACATTCTGAACATGGTTGGCTACAGGAAACCAACAGAAATTTCATTTCACATGTCATTAACAACAAAATCCTTGTACGGGATACATTACTACTGAATTACAAGTTGTTCAATACATGATAACAGTTTACAGAAGCATATAATCTTAGCAGCATAAATGGCCCGAATTTGGATGGAACCAAGGCACCGCACACAGCAAGATGACTATCACGGGTCTACAAGAGAAAATTGTTTAGGAAATTGGGTAGTTGGCTGAGACGAATTTTGACCATTGAGTAACACCTGGCCACCTTTTTGTCCCTGTATCGACAACAGCATACAATTAGCAAAACCGCAGAGGATGCATGGAATGGAATCGAATGGAAGAAAACAtaacaacttgaaaaattaaCTAACCACTACGTCCAGTACAATTTTACATCATTCAATAAACCATTACTCTCCTGTCTGCATTAGGCAAAGATGAAGTCTACCTTGAAATTTGATTTGAAAGTGAAAAAAGCATGGGTTCTTCAATAGAGTAAAAGAAATGACATATGTAGAAAAACAAATACTATATCTTTTAATTTCAGGTACAGTAACAAAGGAAAATTCAATAGACCATAAACACATTATCGAACCAAAAAATTAAACACACATAGCCCTAAACGTAACCTTGAGAAAATTAGTGATTCAGTGATAGGTACAAAAGATGCAATATAAAGTGAAAATGCCAAACCCCTAAATGAATGAAAGAACCAACGCAAATAATGCAATAATAGATTGTAGATTTTGTTGTGAAAGTATCACACAGATTCCCATGTCAAACTGAAACATCCCTCACCTATGAGTTCTGATGTCACTATCTATTTTCCATCATTTGGAAAACGATAGAAATACGGCATCTGCAACATGTAACATGATGTTATCACACACAATAACTCAGGTTCAGTACTAACCAACATATCGAAAGTAAAAATGAAGCATAGAAACTATCATGGCCCAAAAAATTTAAGTTCAGTACTTGAACTTCAGTTCTTCCCACTAGTACAAGTCGAGTCTCAATTTTTAGGTGTTTGACTACCAATAACATGCATTGCGAAGTacatttaaaaaaatagagaTTTCTACTCTGAACACGAGAATACAGGGTCAAAACAAACAATTTGAAATAATAAGTGATGTATTTCATGAAACTTGATATCATAGACTTAATTGGCGAAGTATATTTAACACCAAAGCTTCAGTTTAAGTGTACTAAGTTGCGTAATATGTAATGATTGAAGGTTTAACTTAGAAAATAACCTTTTGATCGCTTGCGTTTATGCCCCCATATAGGGGCTTTCTCATTTGTTTTTGCAAGTGGTGTATCTCCGTTAGGACAGCGAGTCCTCCGATGCCCGAGCTTCCCACATGTACTGCACTTTCTTTTGGTCTTCGCAGCAGAACGCCCAGCTTGACTGCACCGGCCTGTGCCTTTTGTTTTAACATGAATTGGGTCTTTGACTCTATTATCTATTGTCGGTGTGAAAATATTGTTTGCTGGTCGAAGGCCATACTTGATTTCAAGGAAAACAGCATCGGATAAAACCTTCTTTGAGTAAAGCTTGAAGTCCTCATCACTCATGCAAGCCACCTTGCCTAACTGCTTGCATAGCTGCGAAAACGCACCCAACCTTGTTCTATAGGTCACGTTTTGGTCAGTAGTGTGGTGGTTAATGTTTTCATTTTCGATCTCCATTTTAGCTGTCTTTGACCACCTGCACAGAACTAGGCTTTCAGGAATTTCTCCTAAGTCTAGCCTGACACACACGGCCACGATGTGCACACATGGAATACCGAACGACTCCATTCACATGCACGTGTAACTAAATATGTTAGAAGTAGGCTCCCTATAAACCTGCCAAGTCATCTCAGGCCTCCGATACTTTTGGATAGTATACACATGCGGGTGCACTGTGTCATTGATTTCGCATATTCTAACACATACGCACCGTTTCAAGCTTTCCCTAAATCTAGCAAACATTTCGCGAGTGAACTTTGTCCACGCCGACTTTTCCAACTTAACAAACTCGGTCTGTAATACAGATGTACCATACCAAGAGCAAAATTCAAGCTCGTCCTCATTGTCGCGAAGAAAATCGACACACCTCTGAAAATTTGTAACAAATTCCAATACACCATACCGGCTCTCAACAAACCGACCGAGTTTGGTGTGTAGTGACCGCACCTGGAAGTAGTCCGCACCCCGGCAAAAAATCTACCTTGGATGTAAGCTGTTACCCATGCGTACTTTTTACTGTACAAGTCCTTCACCCAGTCAACGTTGCTAACATCACACTCGTTGATCATGTTCTCCCAATGCGCTTCAAACTCATCGGTTTCCATATCAACCAACATGCAGTGTTTAAAGAGTTGTGTGAAACTTGGGTCGCATATGTTAGACGTTGCGTTTCTCAGAAGATGCCAAGCGCATAACCTATGATGCGCATCAGGAAAAACGAACTGAATCGCTATCTGCATGGCTGGGTCCCCATCGGTGATAACAAACTGTAGTGCCTTTCCTTGCATGCATTCCAAAAACTGCTCAAGAACCCAAATGTAAGACTCATGTGACTCGCAGAAAACCATCGTTGTACCAAAAACGTATGTCTAGTTGTGGTGGTTTACTCCAGAGAAGACAACAACAGGTAGGTTATGCTTGTTACGGCCGTACGTTGCATCGAATGCTAGGACGTTGCCGAACAACAAATAATCTTCCTGAAAACAACTGTCGCTCTAAAACAAGTTGCATAGGTGTTGCCCTGCCCCAACCTTGTACCTCCAAAACAGTTTCCCATCCATACGTGCCAAACCTTCCAGGTACCTTATAGCTGCATTTACGTCTCCACCTTGGAGCCTTCTCTGCTTTCGCACCTCGTTATACATATCTTGCTTCGTAAATGTAACCAGGTTAAAACCCCCTAGTTGTGCTGCAAATGACTTATAAATCTTCGGAATGATAATCCCAATCTCCTTCATGCTTGTTAGCTGAGCAACTTCTACCTCAGATATCTTCTTGTGTGACCGTAGATAATCCACAAGCTTCCCAAACGCCAGTTCGCGATTATGCTCTTCAACAAAACGCGACATATACCACTTCCCGCTACCGTCTTTCCTCTTAATCCTCATCTCGGCAAGACATCCGCATCGAGTAACTACCTTATGTTCTCTTATGCGATCAACCTTTTCCAACCATTTTTTTCTCTCAAAATTCTTGCCGGTATCAAACAAATGTGTACCTCACAATTTCACCGGCAGTGTTTCTAATCGTCTTACCTCGTCGTGATGCAAAGCCCTTTAGTCGGCTGTAGTTGTTATAGAAATCGCTTGCCTCTTCAGGTGTAGAAAACTCCATTTCAAGGACATATTCGGCTTGcaacccatccaaacccaaaaaATTGGGCAACAAAGAAGCCCCCTACCTTCCCAATCAGATAAGTCGGCATCTGCCTCGACTACGGTATCAAACATTGTCTCCTGAACGAATAAAACAAAAAACTTTCATTATCAGCTGGCCTGATCTAGAATACATTCTTATCCTGCAATTGTAGCTCATTCATTTCCCAACATTTACCCTAATTAAAACAACCAAAATAAATAACATATCAGGGCAtattaaaagtaaataacatgaaaatcTTGAaggttaaattattttttaaattatataatcgAATTTCATGTATTAATAGTGTTAATAATATGGTGATTAATTCAACGATATCAACTTCAACTATATACTTCCACTGACTACGTTTATGTTCATTATTAATTTGATTAAGTTTACATTTTTATGTTACAACTTATCATACACGTTACACTTTAACTTTAATGTATGgccaatgaaaaatattttctccaaTTCTCTAATAACGTCTATTCTTTTGGATGCTCGTTTTAATAAatgcaagtaaaatatatttctgtgattcaaaaacttaaaaaatagataaactaaataTTCTCATACAAAAATGAATATATATCTCGTAATGTCGGGAAAAACATAAATACTCAACGGAATTGCAAATGTTTTTAAAAATATACTATCttcaattttgttaaaattttccAGCTTGTTAAAATTTCATCCCGCCCTACTTAACATAAAAACACCAATAGTTCTTTTCTTTTACATATCAAATCCGGGCCATTATCCTCAGCAcaacaaataaaagtaataacAACGGAATCCTAATACCTACTACCAACTCCATTATCAGTCCACCCAAACTCATTTAACAAATTGCAAACACGACATGCTTAACAATCTCTAATAACTACAACAACAAATGTAAAAGCACATACCCCTCTACTTTAAATCAACTCGCACCCTATACATAAGAATCGCAAGGTATACGCATCATACTTGTTGATTCGGAACACAAACATTGCCATCCATCCAGTCATCCTCAAGAAGCTCATTCTACATACACGGCTCCTCACCAAACTTGCTAGTTGCTGCCATTATTCATTGCGAGACGCAAAAGTAATTACACAGAACCATGAATTACGGACATAACAAATTTGACGTACACAGTCACAACACTCACATTCACCGTCTCAAAACCTTATCCCCTGAAGCATTATATACATGTATATCTTTTGTTGACACATGccatatttaaatttataaagcTTAAAATTATAAGAGCaccattattcataatttttttagcAGTTAATGCGGGTAGGTTCATTTTTCAAGTAATAATTACTGAACTCCCAACCTCTTAAGCGACTATTGAGAAACTATGCCAGTTGAACTATAACTCCTTGTCATCAAAATCAATCATATGAATACAATAACATGACTACGTTTACTGAtatcaattttaatttaaattattactatttaaattttaacttaaaaattaaaaatacatctttttatttcaatttctggaTTTCATTAGGaatactaaattaaataaaaaaacagTACTCATAAGTtattgataaatccatatttcatgagttattttgtgcttagtttgagtgatttattcaatccttcacccatttattcatattaattgcatggttttactttcccttccttattatgtgatgtatgtgaaaaacatgtttcctaagctttaaaattaattattttaattacctttatttccattcgatgccgtgattagtgtgttgagtagtttcagattttctaaggcagaatgatttaaaggatgaaaaagggaaCGTACaagaatggaaggaaagtgcgaaacggagttttgaagaaactggcacccacgcgatcgcatggacgacgcgatcgcatgccagaagcaaagaagcagcgacgcggccgcatgactgacgcgaccgcgtgccttaagcagaacgtatatgacgcagacgcgtgactgacgcgaccgcgtggcaagaaaatgCTCCGAAtaacgcgaccacgtgacccacgcggacgcgtgacagaggccacatacCAGAATTCACAGAATacgcctccagcgatttctgaagcccttttggcccagatccaagtaaaaaacacacaaattagaggctataaagtgtaggaatgcatccattcaagggagagctcgccaattttcactttccatgatttagatttagtttgagagaggttctctcctctctctcttaggactaggatttaggacttctcttagtttttaagagtaactctcgatccaggtttagtatttactttaatttatgtttctatgctacagGAATCTACCTTTCGTTACCATTGTGTTTAATTTCTCTTTCGTTAGTTATTGACTTTATGGAGTTTATTAGTAATTAAGTTTAGTATTGTACCTTTCCCAAGTATTCGGTTTAACCGTTGTAAATATCTATGCTTATTTTCGTAATTTCATTTTCANNNNNNNNNNNNNNNNNNNNNNNNNcttgcagttccttgagaagacgacccgaggtttgaatactcggttaacaatttttaaggggtttgttacttgtgacaaccaaaacgtttgtaagaaaggttgattgcttggtttagtaactatacttacaacgagtattcgttataacttctaaaccatcaatcttcagttctttcaaaatggcgccgttgccagggaactgctaacgtgtgccttattattggttattgtaaatatttttcttttacttgtttatttgcttatttttatttttatttgcattagttaccatgaactctcacccctctcgctttgagtttggttctaatttctggagttcagcgccagaaatggatcaaaaaccagagttgaacgccagaaatggatcaaaacctggcgttcaactccacaaatggcctctgcacgtggaaagttactaccaacaagccccaccccatgcctatagaccatcctttcaacataacctcgaaccactacactcacaagcttctcttcaccattcgccaccatatgatccttccttaccccgattccaatccaatcactcccaaccaccaccactttcctatgtatcatgtctaAATCCGGCACCCCGAGAAGCAGAGGtccgcctaaaggaaacagtaaataaacttcaaacaaccattcgacaactggagcaagcagtaattcaatgggtttctaggcgctcaaatatacaaggatcagccacagccccatgtggacagtctaatgAAGAGCGGAGCATAAAGGAGATACcaaaaactccagtggacaagacagagaatgaattcgtactagaacaagtagaagaagctgtggatggagacatgtagatcaagacggaggcggatttaaaagcaaggcttgagatcctggagtttattctgacatttgtcaccccgggagcctaacaatctgtttgaagctgttcagaagctttacatgcctagtttgggatcccggaggctattgacattccaagcactggtggagatttttggacgaatttaaacataagccgccataacaggaagctcctccaatgtccaacttaatgactttaactaaaagtgctaggtgggagacaacccaccatggtatggtcgcttctttttcagtttatttcttgttaattgtttttatttttattcccttttcattttactttattgaacctggaatcatgcatagcactcatattaatcattgcattctgcatttatcatacataaaaaaaaagggggtgcACGATGCGACCGCATTCCccgtgcgatcgcgtcatattgcgaaaacactatccacgcaaccgcgtcacccacgcggccgcgtgccctgaagataggcgtaaagatccaacgtccagaaagttaggctggaatcgtgcggcccttgtgcgttttgcacaaattagcccacgcgattgcatgccccatgcgatcgcgtcacatgcataaaaccaatcccacgcgaccacgtgagcgacgcgatcgcatcgcatggattgcacaacaccctaggaggagacagagagttgcgctgaaacgacgttgGAGTCGTGCatctagcacaaattccagcgacgcgatcgcgcgacccacgcgatcgcgtcaccccctcTTCTACCCctcccatgcgatcgcgcgacccacgcgatcgcgtcacctccgttttcacccccaccacgcgacccaccaccacccagccacctttctgcctACTCTCATTATtcagccttccaggttccgcaacacgcaatcccttttatTCGTTCacaattattcttattttttccgttttatgtttatgtttaggctagttagatatgcatgttgtagtggattttaggttgttaggtagcctaggctgtggttagtggatttaggtctgtttacttgcactgttcatgtttttgttttatcaaatctgcaattctgctgttattatgaccttgttcatatgctgtgatttcctgcatttgctggttgttactctgaattttcatgtttatattaattataggtaactgcagcaagtttttaaattcatatgaactgccttgttgttgtttattttccgggataatccatttttagccggaatgctgcccaaattttttgtaaattgttctcattcatgttttggtttggcaatctgaactctgttgtcctctgctttaaccaaaccatttcatgaatgctatggcaggctttcttatcctctttgatttcctggtttataaactgcatttgtgatattctgattccaatttttgctttctttatatctatttgaatcagcaccaccctgttttccttgttcgattatgagttaCTTCTATTcatacctgtgaatccttgttacgtgaaatattttctttatgccactgaCTTTAACCCACATTTTACTGACTCTCTAATTTTCATTTACtaacttattttttttcaaattctaatcATACTAACCTTCTAAAATCTCCtttctgatttttcactttcctttaactttctaaccatggcataatgacaatttgtctatttaacttgaattctgatacattttagattgt from Arachis ipaensis cultivar K30076 chromosome B02, Araip1.1, whole genome shotgun sequence harbors:
- the LOC110269178 gene encoding uncharacterized protein LOC110269178, with the translated sequence MESFGIPCVHIVAVCVRLDLGEIPESLVLCRWSKTAKMEIENENINHHTTDQNVTYRTRLGAFSQLCKQLGKVACMSDEDFKLYSKKVLSDAVFLEIKYGLRPANNIFTPTIDNRVKDPIHVKTKGTGRCSQAGRSAAKTKRKCSTCGKLGHRRTRCPNGDTPLAKTNEKAPIWGHKRKRSKVKHLKIETRLVLVGRTEVQMPYFYRFPNDGK
- the LOC110269179 gene encoding protein FAR1-RELATED SEQUENCE 5-like; amino-acid sequence: MRIKRKDGSGKWYMSRFVEEHNRELAFGKLVDYLRSHKKISEVEVAQLTSMKEIGIIIPKIYKSFAAQLGGFNLVTFTKQDMYNEVRKQRRLQGGDVNAAIRYLEGLARMDGKLFWRYKVGAGQHLCNLF